The following nucleotide sequence is from Myxococcus guangdongensis.
AGTTGTTGGACCAGATGACGGAGGCGATCTTCCAGCCCGAGTCCGTGTTCACCAGGTGCCAGCTCTCCTGGCCTCGGTTGATGACGCGGTCATCGGAGTGGAAGGTGAACTCGAAGGTGACCGAGGCGATGGTGCCGTCCGTATCGATGCGGACGTTCATGAACTTCTCCTCGCTCCGCCCCTTGTTCGCCACGATTCCGTTGATGAACTGCGTCGGAGTCTCGCGTTCCGTCGGATTGATTCGGGTCGCCTTGGGGTTCTTCTGGAGACGGCGCTTCATGAGCTCGTCGCCGTCGACGGACTGCCAGGTGATGTCCTCGCGCAGGAACAAGCCGAGGAACTTCTTCTTGTCCTTCTGGAGGATGGCGTCGCGGAAGTCGTCGACCACGGCGGTGATCTGCTGACGGGCAGCGGTGGTGTCCTTGGCCGTTGCTTGCGCGAAGGCGGACAGGGACACGAGACAGGAGAGCAGCAGGAGAGACAGCTTCACGCGGGCTCCGTGACAGGGTGGCGGGTGTGTTCGCGCGGCGGACCTGGAAACCCAGATACGCCGCGCTTATTCCGCCGTGTCATCCCTGACCGGAGACGTCAGGCCGCGTCCCGCTTCAGCGCGGCGAGCAGCTGCGCGAACAACGCGGCGAGCGTGTCGACATGCGGCGCGCGCAGCATCGTGTAGTGGTCTCCTGGGACTTCGTGCACCGTGGGCGCCGTCGCGAGCCACGCACCCCAGCCGAGGTCCGGTGTCGCCGTGACGCCCTCGGGCGGCGTGCTGGCCCGGATGAGCACGCTGGGCCCTTCGTACGGCGCGCCCGTGGGGACGTAGGCCCGCTGCGCGGCGCTCATCCGCTGATAGAGGGCGAAGAGCCGCTCCGCCGTGTCGACGTCCAGGTCCAGGCCCGGTGCCACGATGCGCGCCTGCTCCAGCAGGTACGCCAGTCGCTCACGCCCCTCGAGCCGCGTCAGCCGCTCCCAGTCCACGGACAGCTCCCGCCACGGCAGTCCCAGGATGTGCGCGAAGGAGACCAGCTGCGTGAGCGCCTCGGGTGCGGGGCGCGGCTCCGGCCGAGGCGCGTGGCTGTCGACCAGGACCAACATCTCCACCTGCTCACCCTGCGCCTGGAGTCGCCGCGCCATCTCGTGCGCGACGAGCCCGCCGAAGGACCAGCCCGCGAGCAGGTACGGCCCCTTGGGCTGCACGACGCGAAGCTGCGACAGGTAGTCGCGCGCGAGGACCTCGACCGAGGCCGGAGGCAGCTCTCCGCCGTCGAGCCCGCTGGCGGAGAAGCCATGGATGGGACGGCTCGGCGTGAGCCTGCGCACCAGCTCCGTGTAGCCCAGCGCGCTGCCGCCGCCGCCGTGGACGAGGAACAGGGGGCGCTCGGTGGACGTGCCCGCGTCGAGTCGCACGAGGTTCGGCAGGGCGCGCACGCCGGCCTGCTGCTGCTCGAGCACGGAGGCCAGTCGCTCGATGCTGGAGCCCTGGAAGAGCGCCGTGACGGGAAGCGCGATGCCCGTCCGCTCGCGAATCCGCGCCATCAGGCGGATGGCGAGCAGGGAGTGACCACCCAGCTCGAAGAAGTCATCCGAGATGCCGACCTGGGGGACTCGGAGGACGTCCGCCCAGATGGACGCGAGCAGCTCCTCGGTGGGCGTGCGCGGCGCGACGTACGTCTCGGACGGAGCGCCGAGGACGGACTCGGGAGCCGGCAGCGCCTTGCGGTCCAGCTTCGCGTTCGCGGTGAGCGGGAGCGCGTCGAGCCGCAGCAGGGACGACGGCAC
It contains:
- a CDS encoding nuclear transport factor 2 family protein — encoded protein: MKLSLLLLSCLVSLSAFAQATAKDTTAARQQITAVVDDFRDAILQKDKKKFLGLFLREDITWQSVDGDELMKRRLQKNPKATRINPTERETPTQFINGIVANKGRSEEKFMNVRIDTDGTIASVTFEFTFHSDDRVINRGQESWHLVNTDSGWKIASVIWSNN